The proteins below come from a single Brevundimonas sp. LM2 genomic window:
- a CDS encoding RNA polymerase sigma factor — protein sequence MTFANDNMAYLGASPVEQAFLRHRPELLRFLVSRLRCFATAEDAVQEVYVRASGARPPIHDPRALLFQTAANLIRNQARSDGRGRAAFSTYADLIAPPFEAITPERQVLDAEALDRAQTAIQNLPPQCQVVFRLHRFDGLKQREVATHLGISTTAVEKHMRRAMAALVAAVET from the coding sequence GTGACCTTCGCCAACGACAACATGGCCTATCTCGGCGCGTCCCCGGTCGAGCAAGCGTTCCTGCGACATCGGCCAGAACTGCTGCGTTTTCTGGTGTCGCGGCTGCGGTGTTTCGCGACCGCCGAGGATGCCGTGCAAGAAGTCTATGTCCGGGCGTCGGGGGCTCGGCCGCCCATCCACGATCCCCGTGCGCTCCTGTTCCAGACCGCCGCCAATCTGATCCGCAATCAAGCGCGCTCCGACGGCCGGGGTCGAGCCGCCTTCAGCACCTATGCGGATCTGATCGCTCCGCCGTTCGAGGCGATCACGCCCGAACGCCAGGTGCTCGATGCCGAGGCACTGGATCGCGCTCAAACCGCGATCCAGAACTTGCCGCCGCAGTGCCAGGTGGTGTTTCGCCTGCATCGCTTCGATGGGCTCAAACAGCGAGAGGTCGCGACACATCTAGGCATCTCCACCACAGCCGTGGAAAAACACATGCGCCGGGCGATGGCCGCCCTCGTCGCGGCGGTTGAAACCTGA
- a CDS encoding class I SAM-dependent methyltransferase has product MRRSLAFLLTGAVSAALLISTGAMAPPPQDAAAYAAVLTDPDRPETDRARDAARKTAEVLAFAEVEPGQTVGDMIIGGGYFTRVFASAVGETGRVVAWQPAEFIGFQASYGEAIAAADAMDTVEGLRSPIGAPAFPQGLDLVFTAQNYHDLHLKPFATDTASKVNAAVFAALKPGGLYVIVDHAALPGAGLEAADSLHRIDVADVKREVEAAGFVLEAESAILANPADPHTANVLDPAIRGQTDQFMLRFRKPA; this is encoded by the coding sequence ATGCGTCGATCGCTCGCCTTTCTGCTGACCGGGGCCGTCTCGGCCGCCCTTCTGATCTCGACCGGGGCCATGGCCCCCCCGCCGCAGGACGCGGCCGCCTATGCCGCCGTCCTGACCGACCCCGACCGGCCCGAGACGGATCGGGCCCGCGACGCCGCCCGCAAGACCGCCGAGGTCCTGGCCTTCGCCGAGGTGGAGCCCGGCCAGACCGTCGGCGACATGATCATCGGCGGCGGCTATTTCACCCGGGTGTTCGCCAGCGCCGTGGGCGAAACGGGCCGGGTGGTCGCCTGGCAGCCGGCCGAGTTCATCGGCTTCCAGGCCAGCTACGGCGAGGCGATCGCGGCGGCGGACGCCATGGACACCGTCGAGGGCCTCCGCTCGCCGATCGGCGCGCCGGCGTTCCCGCAGGGCCTGGACCTGGTCTTCACCGCCCAGAACTATCACGACCTGCACCTCAAGCCCTTCGCGACCGATACGGCGTCCAAGGTCAATGCGGCGGTGTTCGCGGCGCTGAAGCCGGGCGGCCTCTATGTCATCGTCGACCACGCGGCCCTGCCGGGGGCCGGGCTGGAGGCGGCAGACAGCCTGCACCGAATCGACGTGGCCGACGTCAAGCGCGAGGTCGAGGCGGCGGGCTTCGTGCTGGAGGCGGAGAGCGCCATCCTGGCCAATCCGGCCGATCCCCACACCGCCAACGTGCTCGATCCCGCGATCCGGGGCCAGACCGACCAGTTCATGCTGCGGTTCAGAAAACCGGCCTGA
- a CDS encoding FecR domain-containing protein — MKPDRPRPDSPETPDAIANRWWVRLQSGEATDDDVANLRSWLAARPEHQAAFDRVKRAWHGVAPLGESSLVDRRWRPRANRRTFGAGLATAAAAVLAIIVWPELQLAGADERSGEGEVRMVSLPDGGTAWLDTDSAFDIDYSVDERRIVIRRGQAWFDVAPETRPFLVKAGDATITDIGTVFGVRRDGGSVNVVVREGEVRMACVGDLRAVLPNQSAVCGAGELSPIAPVDASRVAEWQTGRLTFAGQTVGSVLSELDRYTPGPIWVRLEPSARQRRVTALFELADLDAGLQALATTEGLRITRWGPVTIVSQDNDGG, encoded by the coding sequence TTGAAGCCGGACCGGCCCCGACCCGACTCCCCGGAGACACCGGACGCCATCGCCAATCGTTGGTGGGTGCGGCTCCAGTCGGGCGAAGCGACGGACGACGACGTCGCGAACCTGCGGTCGTGGCTTGCCGCGCGTCCCGAACATCAAGCCGCCTTTGACCGGGTCAAGCGCGCCTGGCACGGCGTCGCGCCCCTCGGCGAGTCCTCGCTGGTCGATCGACGTTGGCGTCCGAGAGCTAACCGCCGGACCTTTGGTGCGGGCCTCGCCACGGCGGCGGCGGCCGTGCTCGCCATCATCGTCTGGCCCGAGCTTCAGCTGGCTGGCGCAGACGAACGCTCCGGCGAGGGTGAGGTCCGAATGGTGTCTCTCCCCGACGGGGGCACGGCCTGGCTCGACACCGACAGCGCCTTTGACATCGACTATTCGGTCGATGAGCGACGCATCGTTATCCGCCGGGGTCAGGCCTGGTTCGACGTGGCCCCGGAAACGCGCCCCTTCCTGGTCAAAGCGGGAGACGCCACGATCACCGACATCGGCACCGTGTTTGGGGTGCGACGCGACGGCGGGTCGGTGAACGTAGTGGTTCGCGAAGGCGAGGTGCGAATGGCGTGTGTGGGAGACCTTCGCGCCGTGCTGCCGAACCAGTCCGCCGTCTGCGGCGCGGGCGAACTCTCGCCCATCGCGCCCGTTGACGCGTCCCGAGTCGCGGAATGGCAGACGGGGCGACTGACCTTCGCCGGCCAAACGGTCGGCTCCGTTCTGAGCGAACTGGATCGCTACACGCCCGGCCCGATATGGGTCCGGCTCGAGCCCAGCGCGCGTCAGCGTCGCGTCACGGCGCTCTTTGAGCTCGCCGACCTGGACGCGGGGTTGCAAGCCTTGGCGACGACGGAAGGTCTGCGGATTACGCGATGGGGACCTGTCACGATCGTCAGTCAAGATAACGACGGGGGTTAG
- a CDS encoding type II toxin-antitoxin system Phd/YefM family antitoxin, whose translation MREVGILEAKTGLSGLVADVERTGEAVVLTRHGRAAAKIVPIDRSPKTASRDRAEVVRDILARRDARPVLSDWEPLSWDVLKRIARNEDRHN comes from the coding sequence ATGCGCGAAGTGGGTATCCTGGAGGCCAAGACGGGGCTGTCCGGACTGGTCGCCGATGTCGAACGCACCGGAGAAGCCGTGGTTCTGACGCGCCATGGCCGAGCCGCCGCGAAGATCGTACCCATCGACCGATCGCCCAAGACAGCCTCACGTGATCGCGCCGAGGTCGTTCGGGACATCCTGGCAAGGCGTGACGCCCGACCTGTACTCTCCGACTGGGAACCGCTGAGCTGGGATGTCTTGAAGCGGATCGCGCGAAATGAAGATCGTCACAATTGA
- the mmsB gene encoding 3-hydroxyisobutyrate dehydrogenase codes for MAATKVAFIGLGNMGGAMAANQAKAGHAVAAFDLSAGALERAGAAGCTPVASVAEAVRDAEVVITMLPAGPHVLKVYSEQIIGVAPSSALLLDCSTIDVDTARAVAGLAREGGYAFADAPVSGGTMAAEAGTLAFMVGCDDADFPSIEGALEPMSRATFRAGDHGAGQAAKICNNMILGITMLGTCEAIALAEKLGLDPVKMFDIVAKSSGQSWSVTTYYPWPGPVPTAPSNRNYEGGFATAMMLKDLKLAQDAAAKAGASTPLGAQSEALFQLFDRLGYGARDFSGILQMLRGKLDDLPKT; via the coding sequence ATGGCCGCCACCAAGGTCGCCTTCATCGGGCTGGGAAACATGGGCGGCGCTATGGCCGCCAACCAGGCGAAGGCCGGCCACGCGGTGGCGGCCTTCGACCTGTCTGCCGGGGCGCTGGAGCGGGCCGGGGCGGCGGGCTGCACGCCGGTGGCCTCGGTCGCCGAGGCGGTGCGCGACGCCGAGGTCGTCATCACCATGCTGCCCGCCGGTCCGCATGTGCTGAAGGTCTATTCCGAGCAGATCATCGGCGTGGCCCCGTCCTCGGCCCTGCTGCTGGACTGTTCGACCATCGATGTGGACACGGCCCGCGCCGTGGCCGGGCTGGCGCGCGAGGGGGGCTATGCCTTCGCCGACGCCCCGGTTTCGGGCGGCACCATGGCGGCGGAGGCGGGGACCCTGGCCTTCATGGTCGGCTGCGACGACGCGGACTTCCCGAGCATTGAGGGGGCGCTGGAACCCATGAGCCGCGCCACCTTCCGCGCCGGCGACCACGGGGCCGGGCAGGCGGCCAAGATCTGCAACAACATGATCCTGGGAATCACCATGCTGGGGACCTGCGAGGCGATCGCCCTGGCGGAGAAGCTAGGGCTGGACCCGGTGAAGATGTTCGACATCGTCGCCAAGTCGTCGGGCCAGAGCTGGTCGGTGACGACCTACTATCCCTGGCCCGGCCCCGTTCCGACCGCGCCGTCGAACCGCAACTACGAGGGTGGGTTCGCGACGGCCATGATGCTGAAGGACCTGAAGCTGGCCCAGGACGCGGCGGCCAAGGCCGGGGCTTCGACGCCGCTGGGGGCCCAGTCCGAGGCCCTGTTCCAACTGTTCGATCGGCTGGGCTATGGCGCTCGGGACTTCTCCGGGATCCTGCAGATGCTGCGCGGCAAGCTCGATGATCTGCCGAAGACTTGA
- the hemA gene encoding 5-aminolevulinate synthase codes for MFDYKAAFQSAVDQVKDEGRYRVFADLKRVRGSFPRAVRRRADGSAQDCVIWCSNDYLGMGQHPDVLEAMAAELEAVGAGAGGTRNISGTTRSAVDLEAELAAWHQKEAALLFTSGYVANEATLTTLQRILPGLIIFSDSLNHASMIAGIRNGGCERHVFLHNDLTHLETLLAAAPAGAPKLIAFESVYSMDGDIADLAGTIALARQYGALTYLDEVHAVGLYGATGAGVAERDGVLDGIDIVECTLGKAIGVMGGYIAADAVIVDAVRSWASGFIFTTSLPPALTAGALASVRHLKAHPELRAAHQERAETLKRRFAEAGIPVMPSESHIVPVFVGNPVHAKMISDLLLEEHGIYVQPINYPTVPKGTERLRFTPSPNHDDGMMDALVTAMDRLWTHCNVARMPVAA; via the coding sequence GTGTTCGACTATAAGGCCGCCTTTCAGAGCGCCGTGGATCAGGTGAAGGACGAGGGCCGGTATCGGGTCTTCGCCGACCTGAAGCGGGTCCGGGGTTCGTTCCCCAGGGCCGTGCGGCGGCGCGCGGACGGGTCCGCCCAGGACTGCGTGATCTGGTGCTCCAACGACTATCTCGGCATGGGCCAGCACCCGGATGTGCTGGAGGCCATGGCGGCCGAGCTGGAGGCCGTGGGCGCGGGGGCCGGCGGCACGCGCAACATTAGCGGCACGACGCGCTCGGCGGTGGATCTGGAGGCGGAGCTGGCGGCCTGGCACCAGAAGGAGGCGGCCCTGCTGTTCACCTCCGGCTATGTGGCCAATGAGGCGACGCTGACGACGCTGCAGCGGATCCTGCCGGGGCTGATCATCTTCTCCGACAGTCTGAACCACGCCTCGATGATCGCGGGCATCCGTAACGGCGGCTGCGAGCGGCACGTCTTCCTGCACAACGACCTGACCCACTTGGAGACCCTGCTGGCCGCGGCGCCGGCCGGGGCCCCCAAGCTGATCGCCTTCGAGAGCGTCTATTCGATGGACGGCGACATCGCCGACCTGGCCGGGACCATCGCCCTGGCACGCCAATACGGGGCCCTGACCTATCTGGACGAGGTCCATGCGGTGGGCCTGTACGGGGCCACCGGGGCCGGTGTGGCCGAGCGGGACGGGGTGCTGGACGGCATCGACATCGTCGAATGCACCTTGGGCAAGGCGATCGGCGTCATGGGCGGATATATCGCCGCCGACGCGGTGATCGTGGACGCGGTGCGCAGCTGGGCCTCGGGCTTCATCTTCACCACCAGCCTGCCGCCGGCCCTGACCGCCGGGGCCCTGGCCTCGGTGCGCCACCTGAAGGCCCACCCCGAGCTGCGGGCCGCCCACCAGGAGCGGGCCGAGACGCTGAAGCGGCGATTCGCCGAGGCCGGGATCCCGGTCATGCCTTCCGAGAGCCACATCGTGCCGGTTTTCGTCGGCAATCCGGTGCACGCCAAGATGATCTCGGACCTGCTGCTGGAAGAGCACGGCATCTATGTCCAGCCGATCAACTATCCGACCGTGCCCAAGGGCACCGAGCGGCTGCGCTTTACACCCTCGCCCAACCACGACGACGGCATGATGGACGCCCTGGTCACGGCCATGGACCGGCTGTGGACCCACTGCAACGTCGCCCGGATGCCGGTCGCGGCCTGA
- a CDS encoding type II toxin-antitoxin system VapC family toxin — protein sequence MKIVTIDASAAASWLLPMQRTSAADRFLVDDQPRRLIAPDIFAWEIGNLLARNARRNAQAAANYLQDLDALDIHVTAPRNSESVLGLVDFAAREGLSLFDAAYLFLCLERGAALASRDGQLLERAHAAGVDVFDLRD from the coding sequence ATGAAGATCGTCACAATTGACGCATCGGCCGCCGCGAGCTGGCTCTTGCCGATGCAGCGAACGTCGGCGGCGGACCGTTTTCTTGTCGATGATCAGCCGCGCCGGCTGATCGCCCCGGACATCTTCGCGTGGGAAATCGGCAATCTGCTGGCCCGCAACGCGAGGCGTAACGCGCAAGCCGCGGCAAACTATCTTCAGGATCTCGATGCCCTGGATATCCATGTCACGGCTCCGCGGAATAGCGAGTCAGTTCTGGGGCTGGTGGACTTCGCGGCGAGGGAGGGCTTGAGCCTTTTCGACGCGGCCTATCTTTTCCTATGTCTGGAGCGTGGTGCAGCCCTGGCTTCGCGTGACGGGCAGCTGTTGGAGCGCGCGCACGCCGCCGGCGTGGACGTGTTCGATCTTCGCGACTAA
- a CDS encoding DUF2285 domain-containing protein: MPTDQPNEPDGPHALDVPTGTELTDFDRDHVKTYLRLLDAESAGADPSSVIGTVLRFPAETSEDQAVAAHSRYLQRAQWMSAEGYLPLISDSRD; the protein is encoded by the coding sequence ATGCCAACCGACCAACCAAATGAACCCGACGGTCCTCACGCCCTTGATGTTCCGACGGGCACCGAACTGACGGATTTCGACCGTGACCATGTGAAAACCTACCTCCGTCTATTGGACGCCGAGTCCGCCGGCGCAGACCCGTCGAGTGTCATTGGAACCGTGCTGCGGTTCCCTGCTGAAACGTCAGAAGACCAAGCGGTCGCGGCGCACAGTCGTTACCTTCAGCGCGCACAATGGATGTCGGCGGAAGGCTATCTGCCGCTGATCTCAGACAGCCGGGATTGA
- a CDS encoding Fic family protein: MVIITANDAVIILTYIHELAEWPTFQWKAERLAEPLAAVSRRQGLLIGHMAALGFQLRAEAVLATLTEDVLKSSEIEGEVLDKEQVRSSIARRLGMDIGALAPADRHVEGVVEMMLDATQNYGAPLTAERLFSWHAALFPTGRSGLSKIVVGAWRDDSSGPMQVVSGPIGREKVHYEAPAAELLTQEMAAFLEWFESDSPIDPVLKAAVAHLWFVTIHPFDDGNGRIARAIADMALARSEKSPQRFYSMSAQIRQERKVYYDLLEATQKGDLEVTRWLEWFLACLGRAFDGAEATLSNVLGKARFWDAHSGAAFNERQRKMLNLLLEGFDGKLTNAKWATIAKTSPDTALRDLNNLVGRGILIKEAAGGRSTSYSLVETPNGV, encoded by the coding sequence GTGGTGATAATCACCGCAAATGATGCGGTGATTATTTTGACGTACATACATGAGTTGGCGGAATGGCCGACCTTCCAATGGAAGGCGGAGCGCTTGGCGGAACCGCTTGCAGCGGTCAGCCGCCGCCAAGGCCTGTTGATCGGCCACATGGCCGCACTCGGCTTCCAACTACGCGCCGAAGCCGTCTTGGCCACCCTGACCGAAGACGTTCTCAAGTCCAGCGAAATCGAAGGCGAAGTGCTCGACAAGGAGCAGGTTCGCTCCTCCATTGCCCGTCGCCTGGGCATGGACATCGGCGCACTCGCGCCAGCCGATCGCCATGTCGAGGGCGTAGTCGAAATGATGCTCGATGCCACTCAGAACTACGGCGCACCGCTGACTGCCGAACGCCTGTTCAGCTGGCATGCGGCGCTATTCCCGACGGGGCGCAGCGGTCTCAGCAAGATTGTCGTCGGCGCATGGCGTGACGACAGCTCCGGCCCCATGCAGGTGGTCTCCGGTCCCATCGGACGTGAAAAGGTGCATTACGAAGCACCCGCGGCCGAACTGCTGACGCAAGAGATGGCGGCGTTCCTGGAATGGTTCGAGAGCGATTCGCCGATTGATCCGGTGCTCAAGGCCGCCGTCGCGCATCTATGGTTCGTGACCATCCACCCGTTTGATGACGGCAACGGTCGGATCGCGCGCGCCATCGCCGACATGGCCTTGGCCCGTTCAGAGAAAAGTCCGCAGCGGTTCTACAGCATGTCGGCGCAGATCCGCCAGGAGCGGAAGGTGTATTACGACCTGCTGGAAGCCACCCAGAAAGGCGATCTCGAAGTCACACGCTGGCTGGAATGGTTCCTGGCTTGCCTTGGTCGCGCCTTTGACGGTGCTGAGGCCACTCTGTCGAATGTGTTGGGCAAAGCGCGCTTCTGGGACGCCCATTCCGGAGCGGCCTTCAACGAGCGGCAGCGGAAGATGCTGAACCTTCTTCTGGAAGGCTTCGATGGCAAACTGACCAACGCTAAATGGGCGACCATCGCCAAGACTTCGCCTGACACGGCGTTGCGTGACCTCAACAATCTGGTCGGGCGCGGCATATTGATAAAGGAAGCTGCGGGTGGGCGTAGCACCAGCTACTCGCTGGTGGAGACGCCCAATGGCGTATGA
- a CDS encoding enoyl-CoA hydratase/isomerase family protein: protein MSSEPEVMTRVENGVGRITLNRPKALHALNLGMCELMTAALLDWRDDDAVRSVLIDHAGERGFCAGGDIRMIAESGATDGAEARAFFQTEYRLNHLLFTWPKPVTAIVDGIVMGGGVGISEPAKVRIATERTTYAMPETGIGLFPDVGGSWFLPRLPGESGTWLALTGARLKAADTVALGIHSHFVSSAEVEALKAALLSDGPEAVAGHATDAGPAPLEPHREAIDRLFAHDTVEAIVAALAADGSDWALAQQAVLKTKSPTSLKVTLRQMRLGRAMSDFAEALAMEYRLGGRIIGGHDFQEGVRAVIVDKDNAPRWSPATLDTVDDAAVEALFAPLPDGEDWTPLA from the coding sequence ATGAGTTCCGAACCTGAAGTCATGACCCGCGTCGAAAACGGCGTCGGCCGCATCACCCTGAACCGGCCCAAGGCCCTGCACGCACTGAACCTGGGAATGTGCGAGCTCATGACGGCGGCGCTTCTGGACTGGCGCGATGACGACGCGGTCCGGTCGGTGCTGATCGACCACGCGGGCGAGCGCGGGTTCTGCGCCGGGGGCGACATCCGCATGATCGCCGAGAGCGGAGCCACCGATGGGGCCGAGGCACGGGCCTTCTTTCAGACTGAGTACCGGCTGAACCATCTGCTGTTCACCTGGCCCAAGCCGGTTACGGCGATCGTGGACGGGATCGTTATGGGGGGCGGAGTCGGGATCTCCGAACCGGCCAAGGTGCGGATCGCGACCGAGCGGACGACCTATGCGATGCCGGAGACGGGGATCGGCCTGTTCCCCGATGTCGGCGGCAGCTGGTTCCTGCCGCGCCTGCCGGGTGAGAGCGGAACGTGGCTGGCGCTGACCGGGGCGCGGCTGAAGGCGGCGGATACGGTGGCTCTGGGCATCCATTCGCATTTCGTCTCATCGGCGGAAGTCGAGGCGCTCAAGGCGGCTCTGCTGTCGGACGGCCCCGAGGCCGTGGCGGGTCACGCCACAGACGCAGGACCCGCGCCGCTGGAGCCCCACCGCGAGGCCATCGACCGGCTGTTCGCCCATGACACAGTCGAGGCCATCGTCGCCGCCCTTGCGGCCGACGGGTCGGACTGGGCCCTGGCGCAGCAGGCGGTCCTGAAGACCAAGTCGCCGACCTCTCTGAAGGTCACCCTGCGGCAGATGCGTCTGGGCCGGGCGATGAGCGACTTCGCCGAGGCCCTGGCGATGGAATACCGGCTGGGCGGGCGGATCATCGGCGGTCACGACTTTCAGGAGGGGGTCCGGGCCGTGATCGTCGACAAGGACAATGCCCCGCGCTGGTCCCCGGCCACCCTGGACACGGTCGACGACGCGGCGGTCGAGGCCCTGTTCGCGCCTCTCCCGGACGGCGAGGACTGGACGCCGCTCGCCTGA
- a CDS encoding EthD family reductase, translating into MAQLVVTYGTPTDPAAFDAHYRDVHVPLAREIQGLRRFELSDGPVNTPEGPSGVHSIAILTFDSLADLHAALASPEGQAAAADVGNFATGGASMQMYETREA; encoded by the coding sequence TTGGCCCAACTCGTCGTCACCTACGGGACCCCGACCGACCCCGCCGCCTTCGACGCCCACTACCGCGACGTCCACGTGCCGTTGGCGCGCGAGATCCAGGGTCTGCGCCGGTTCGAGCTCAGCGACGGGCCGGTCAACACGCCCGAAGGCCCGTCCGGCGTCCACAGCATCGCCATCCTCACCTTCGACAGCCTGGCCGATCTCCACGCCGCCCTGGCCAGCCCCGAGGGTCAGGCCGCCGCCGCCGACGTGGGGAATTTCGCCACCGGCGGAGCCTCGATGCAGATGTACGAGACGCGCGAGGCCTAG
- a CDS encoding class I SAM-dependent methyltransferase: MLKSTLFAVSALVLLGVASGCASQVAVTDPDERASAVVQDYALAIADPLRPASEVERDPLRKPAEMLAFAEIQGGERIADVRPEEGYFSRLFARAVGPEGRVYAVVPNQTAARENAFADTLATDYPNVTRVTGALEDLTFPEPLDVVFMGQEYHDFVIPRFGVDVAKMNAAVFAALKPGGIYVILDHQAAPGAGTAVVGTLHRIEGSALRAQVEAAGFVFDGETRVVRNPEDDHSLSVFDEAIRGRSDQFVYRFRKPN, from the coding sequence ATGCTGAAATCGACCCTGTTCGCCGTCTCCGCCCTGGTCCTGTTGGGGGTGGCCTCGGGCTGCGCTAGCCAGGTCGCCGTCACCGATCCTGACGAACGCGCCTCGGCGGTCGTGCAGGACTACGCCCTGGCCATCGCCGACCCGCTTCGACCGGCCTCGGAGGTCGAGCGCGATCCGCTGCGCAAACCCGCCGAGATGCTGGCCTTCGCCGAGATCCAGGGCGGCGAGCGGATCGCCGACGTGCGGCCGGAGGAGGGCTATTTCAGCCGCCTGTTCGCCCGCGCCGTGGGGCCGGAGGGCCGGGTCTATGCGGTCGTGCCGAACCAAACGGCGGCGCGCGAGAACGCCTTCGCCGACACCCTGGCGACGGACTATCCGAACGTGACGCGGGTCACCGGTGCCCTGGAGGACCTAACCTTTCCCGAGCCGCTGGACGTGGTCTTCATGGGCCAGGAATACCACGACTTCGTCATCCCGCGCTTCGGCGTCGACGTGGCGAAGATGAACGCGGCGGTGTTCGCGGCCCTGAAGCCGGGCGGCATCTATGTGATCCTGGACCACCAGGCGGCCCCGGGCGCGGGCACCGCGGTCGTCGGCACGCTGCACCGGATCGAGGGCTCGGCCCTGCGCGCCCAGGTCGAGGCGGCCGGGTTCGTCTTCGACGGCGAGACCAGGGTCGTCCGCAACCCCGAGGACGACCACAGCCTGTCGGTGTTCGACGAGGCGATCCGGGGCCGGTCCGACCAGTTCGTCTATCGCTTTAGAAAGCCAAACTAG